From Tachypleus tridentatus isolate NWPU-2018 chromosome 8, ASM421037v1, whole genome shotgun sequence, a single genomic window includes:
- the LOC143224256 gene encoding uncharacterized protein LOC143224256, whose protein sequence is MLIKTCIVLLLVGTLSYGTLNLLFRRLCVNSLQPGVLASQCALCNSLTFTSTLASCLGTTSITNVTTAQAQCLLNGCNLSIGKKKRNIDDSSAKDLQDDSDVETIWFDVSEMDDYILNYPDI, encoded by the exons AT GTTGATAAAGACGTGTATAGTTCTGTTATTGGTGGGCACGTTAAGCTACGGTACGCTGAACCTCCTG tttcGTCGACTATGTGTTAATTCACTACAACCTGGAGTACTTGCG agtCAGTGTGCATTGTGTAATTCCCTCACTTTCACATCCACG CTCGCCAGCTGTTTAGGAACG ACAAGTATAACGAACGTTACAACAGCTCAAGCCCAGTGTCTGTTGAACGGATGTAATCTG TCAATAGGAAAGAAAAAACGAAATATAGATGATTCATCAGCAAAAGACCTGCAGGACGACTCAGACGTCGAAACTATATGGTTTGATGTGAGCGAAATGGACGACTACATCTTAAACTATCCAGATATTTAA